One region of Camelina sativa cultivar DH55 chromosome 6, Cs, whole genome shotgun sequence genomic DNA includes:
- the LOC104698794 gene encoding uncharacterized protein LOC104698794: MSLYLFMLAMEVFLGLLRSRYTSGYISYHPRTSEVEISHLMFADDVMIFFDGDSSSLHGIYETLEDFAGWSGLHMNRGKTQLFHVGLTQVEANALASYGFTPGSLPIRYLGLPLMSRKLKVAEYAPLIEKLKAKFNSWATRSLSFAGRVQLITSKISGLGNFWISTFILPLGCIRQIESLCSRFLWSGKTDKKGIAKIAWSQVCLPRAEGGLSLRRLRTLAERFIMCNLGNGRIASFWFDNWTPFGPLIKYIGDQGPRDLRIPLKATLADACDVAGWKIVDPRSEQALQLHVHLTTIGKPIDSLRSDSYIWMVDKKCNGFSSSRTWEALRPRAEIVN; encoded by the exons ATGTCACTATATCTCTTCATGCTTGCCATGGAGGTGTTCTTGGGTCTGCTCAGATCAAGGTACACTTCCGGTTACATCTCTTATCATCCTAGAACCTCAGAAGTGGAAATCTCCCACTTAATGTTTGCCGACGACGTGATGATCTTCTTTGATGGAGACAGCTCATCCTTGCATGGTATCTATGAAACTTTGGAGGACTTTGCAGGGTGGTCTGGCCTTCACATGAACAGAGGAAAAACTCAACTCTTTCATGTGGGCCTGACTCAAGTTGAAGCCAATGCTCTGGCAAGTTACGGTTTCACGCCTGGATCATTACCTATCAGATACTTGGGATTGCCTTTGATGAGCAGGAAGCTAAAAGTTGCAGAGTACGCACCTCTAATCGAGAAACTCAAGGCCAAATTCAACTCGTGGGCAACCAGATCACTTTCCTTCGCTGGTAGAGTGCAGTTGATTACTTCTAAAATCTCAGGCCTCGGTAACTTCTGGATCTCCACTTTCATCCTTCCGTTGGGATGTATCAGGCAAATTGAGTCTCTCTGTTCTCGTTTCCTATGGTCGGGCAAAACAGATAAGAAAGGTATTGCGAAGATTGCTTGGTCACAGGTTTGCCTACCTAGAGCTGAAGGAGGACTCAGTCTAAGAAG ACTGAGAACCTTGGCTGAAAGATTCATCATGTGCAACCTCGGTAATGGAAGGATAGCAAGTTTCTGGTTTGACAACTGGACGCCCTTTGGTCCTCTAATCAAATATATAGGTGATCAAGGGCCCAGAGACTTAAGGATCCCTCTCAAAGCCACATTAGCAGATGCTTGTGATGTTGCAGGATGGAAGATTGTTGACCCACGTTCTGAACAGGCCCTCCAACTCCATGTCCACCTAACCACCATAGGCAAGCCGATTGATTCTCTAAGGTCGGATTCATATATATGGATGGTGGATAAGAAGTGTAACGGCTTTTCGTCTTCACGAACCTGGGAGGCTCTAAGACCGAGAGCAGAGATCGTCAACTAG
- the LOC104790651 gene encoding somatic embryogenesis receptor kinase 1-like — MSTRNSRWELFFLAASLISLTLALLGLTEANSEGDALHALRQSLSDPDHVLQSWDPTLVNPCTWFHVTCNQHNQVTRLDLGNSNLSGHLVPELGKLQHLQYLELYKNEIQGTIPFELGNLKSLISLDLYSNNLTGKIPSSLVKLKSLVFLRLNENQLTGPIPRELTAVSSLKVVDVSSNDLCGTIPVEGPFEHIPMQNFENNLRLEGPELLGLASYDTNCT, encoded by the exons ATGTCTACGAGAAACAGTCGATGGGAGCTCTTCTTCTTAGCAGCTTCTCTGATCTCCCTAACCTTAGCTTTACTTGGCCTAACGGAAGCAAACTCCGAAGGCGACGCTCTTCACGCTCTTCGACAGAGCTTGTCAGATCCAGACCATGTTCTTCAGAGCTGGGATCCAACTCTTGTTAATCCTTGTACTTGGTTTCATGTCACTTGTAATCAACACAACCAAGTCACTCGACT GGATTTGGGGAACTCAAACTTATCTGGACATCTTGTACCTGAACTTGGGAAGCTTCAACATTTACAATATCT TGAACTCTACAAAAACGAGATTCAAGGAACTATACCTTTTGAACTTGGGAATCTGAAGAGTTTGATCAGTTTGGATCTGTACAGCAACAATCTCACCGGGAAGATACCGTCTTCTTTGGTGAAATTGAAGTCACTCGTCTttct GCGGCTTAACGAAAACCAATTAACCGGTCCAATTCCTAGAGAGCTCACCGCTGTTTCAAGCCTCAAAGTTGT TGATGTATCAAGCAATGATTTGTGTGGAACAATACCAGTAGAAGGACCTTTTGAACACATTCCTATGCAAAA CTTTGAGAACAACCTGAGATTGGAGGGACCAGAACTACTAGGTCTTGCAAGCTACGACACCAATTGCACTTGA
- the LOC104790652 gene encoding probable peptide/nitrate transporter At3g43790 has translation MADDESRTILLEKNEDCPGCIIDRTKQHQQGVPYLHLSFIWLVSLCTALPISSLFPYLYFMIKDFGIAKQEEDIGFYAGFVGSSFMIGRALTSIVWGKLADRYGRKPIILIGTFSVIIFNTLFGLSTSFWLAISFRFLLGCFNCLLGVIRAYASEVVSEEYNALSLSVVSTSRGIGLILGPAIGGYLAQPAEKYPTIFSQSSVFGRLPYFLPSLVISVYATGVFIACWWLPETLHTRCRIAQGRLNPTELNDDESRGGGGLDDQNIISKPSLLRNLPLMAIIIVYCVFSLQEIAYSEIFSLWAVSDRSYGGLSFSSQDVGQVLAISGLGLLVFQLLVYPPLAKALRLLVIIRLSAVLLIPLLSCYPYIALLSGVTLHMVINCASIIKNALSISLVTGLFIMLNKAVPQNQRGAANGISMTAMSVFKSFGPAGGGALFSWAQKRQDATFLPGDEMVFLVLNLVQLVGLILTFIPYISQIH, from the exons ATGGCCGATGATGAGTCTCGAACCATCCTCCTGGAGAAGAACGAAGATTGCCCTGGCTGCATCATCGATCGAACTAAGCAACACCAGCAAGGCGTCCCTTACTTGCACCTCTCCTTCATCTGGCTCGTCTCACTCTGCACtg CTCTCCCAatctcttctctgtttccatATCTTTATTTCATG ATCAAAGACTTTGGTATTgctaaacaagaagaagatattggTTTCTATGCTGGTTTTGTTG GATCATCATTCATGATTGGAAGAGCTTTGACATCTATTGTCTGGGGCAAATTAGCTGATCGATATGGTCGCAAACCTATTATTCTTATTGGGACTTTCTCAGT GATCATATTCAATACCCTCTTTGGTCTAAGCACAAGTTTCTGGCTTGCTATTTCCTTTAGATTTCTTCTTGGCTGCTTCAATTGTCTACTTGGAGTTATAAGG GCATATGCTTCAGAAGTTGTCAGTGAAGAGTACAACGCTCTTAGTCTTTCTGTT GTAAGTACATCGAGAGGTATAGGATTGATACTAGGTCCTGCTATTGGAGGTTATCTTGCTCAG cCTGCAGAGAAATACCCAACTATATTTTCCCAGAGTTCAGTTTTTGGAAG GTTGCCATATTTTCTACCGAGCTTAGTTATATCAGTCTATGCTACTGGGGTTTTCATCGCTTGCTGGTGGCTTCCT GAAACACTACATACGCGTTGTAGAATTGCACAGGGGAGACTTAATCCAACTGAGCTAAACGATGACGaaagcagaggaggaggaggacttGATGACCAGAACATAATTAGTAAGCCAAGTCTTCTGAGGAATCTTCCATTGATGGCTATCATCATCGTGTATTGTGTTTTTTCCCTCCAAGAGATAGCTTACTCAGAG ATATTCTCACTCTGGGCCGTCAGTGACAGAAGCTATGGAGGATTGAGCTTCTCATCCCAAGATGTAGGCCAAGTTTTAGCTATATCAG GACTTGGGCTTCTGGTATTCCAACTTTTGGTATACCCACCGTTAGCTAAGGCCCTCAGACTCCTTGTGATTATACGTCTTTCTGCG GTATTGTTGATACCGCTACTTTCTTGTTACCCCTATATAGCTTTGCTTTCTGGGGTGACCCTTCATATGGTGATAAATTGTGCATCCATAATAAAAAACGCTTTGTCT ATCTCTCTTGTCACAGGACTGTTTATCATGCTAAACAAGGCTGTG CCTCAGAATCAGAGAGGTGCTGCTAATGGCATTTCTATGACCGCAATGTCTGTTTTTAAATCATTTGGTCCTGCTGGTGGAGGTGCCTT ATTCTCATGGGCGCAAAAGAGACAAGACGCGACTTTCCTTCCAG GTGATGAGATGGTGTTCTTGGTGTTGAACTTGGTACAGCTCGTAGGATTAATTCTAACGTTCATACCTTACATATCTCAAATCCACTAA
- the LOC104790653 gene encoding protein CDI-like, whose protein sequence is MTMSNSGISENKPFRIFVGYDSREDLAYQVCHHSITKRSSIPVDIIPIFQSDLRKKGLFWRGTGQLESTEFSFSRFLTPHLSDYQGWAMFVDCDFLYLADIKELTDLIDDTYAIMCVQHDYTPKETSKMDGAVQTVYPRKNWSSMVLYNCGHPKNKTLTPEIVNTQTGAFLHRFQWLEDEDIGSIPFVWNFLEGHNTVVENDPTTQPKAVHYTRGGPWFDACKDCEFADLWLNELEEYSKENKKEADNAN, encoded by the coding sequence ATGACAATGAGCAACAGTGGCATTTCAGAGAATAAACCTTTCAGAATCTTTGTTGGTTATGATTCACGAGAAGATCTTGCTTACCAAGTCTGCCATCATTCAATCACCAAGAGATCTTCAATCCCTGTTGACATCATACCAATTTTTCAGTCAGATCTTAGAAAGAAAGGTCTGTTCTGGAGAGGAACAGGTCAGTTAGAGAGCACTGagttctctttctctcgttTCTTGACTCCTCATTTGTCGGATTACCAAGGTTGGGCTATGTTCGTCGATTGCGATTTCCTCTACCTTGCTGATATCAAGGAACTTACTGACTTGATCGATGATACATACGCCATCATGTGTGTTCAACATGATTACACTCCTAAGGAGACCAGTAAGATGGATGGCGCGGTTCAAACTGTGTACCCGAGGAAGAACTGGTCTTCTATGGTGCTTTACAATTGTGGACATCCTAAGAACAAGACCTTGACCCCTGAGATTGTTAATACTCAGACCGGTGCGTTTCTCCATAGGTTCCAGTGGCTTGAGGATGAAGATATTGGGTCTATTCCTTTTGTGTGGAACTTCCTTGAAGGGCACAATACAGTTGTCGAGAACGATCCAACCACGCAGCCTAAGGCGGTGCATTACACTCGGGGAGGGCCTTGGTTCGATGCTTGCAAGGATTGCGAGTTTGCGGATCTCTGGCTTAATGAATTGGAAGAGTACagcaaagagaacaagaaagaaGCCGATAACGCAAATTAG
- the LOC104698795 gene encoding glutathione S-transferase U27-like, whose product MSEEEVVVLNFWPSMFGARVIMALEEKEIKFEYKEEDVFGHKTDLLLQMNPVHKKIPVLIHNGKPVCESNIILEYIDDVWKEDKTLRLLPSDPYQKAQCRFWGDLIDKKW is encoded by the exons atgtcgGAAGAAGAAGTGGTGGTGTTGAACTTCTGGCCAAGTATGTTTGGAGCAAGAGTGATCATGGCGTtagaggagaaagagatcaagTTCGAGTACAAGGAAGAAGATGTGTTTGGTCACAAGACCGATCTATTGCTCCAAATGAATCCGGTCCACAAGAAAATTCCGGTTCTCATCCACAATGGTAAACCGGTATGCGAGTCCAATATCATACTCGAATACATCGATGATGTTTGGAAAGAGGATAAAACTCTCCGTCTACTACCTTCTGATCCTTATCAGAAAGCACAATGTAGATTTTGGGGTGATTTAATCGACAAAAAG tgGTAA